DNA from Rhizobacter sp. J219:
CATCGCCGTCAGGTTGCTCGGGAAGCTGCGCGCAAGCACGTTGTAGTCGGCCACCGCCTTGATGTAGCGGTTGCGCGCCACGGTGATGCGGTTCTCGGTGCCTTCGAGCTGCACACGCAGGTCCTGGAAGCCCTGGTTGGCCTTCAGGTTCGGGTAGTTCTCGCTGACCACCAGCAGGCGGCTCAGCGCACCGCTCAGCTCGCCCTGCGCCTGCTGGAACTTGTTGAACGCCTCGGGGTTGTTGAGCGTCTCGGGCGTGACCTGGATGCTCGTCGCCTTGGCGCGCGCTTCCACCACCTTGGTGAGCGTTTCCTGCTCGAAGTTGGCCTCGCCCTTCACCGTGGCGACGATGTTGGGGATGAGGTCGGCGCGGCGCTGGTACTGGTTCAGCACCTCGGACCAGGCGGCCTTGGTTTGCTCGTCCAGGCGCTGGAAGTCGTTGTAGCCACAGCCGCTGAGGCCCAGGGTGGCGGCGAGGGCCAGCGCGGCAAGCCAGAGTCGTTTCGTCGTCATCGTGTGTCCTTGAAGCCGAGGCGGGGCGATGCTACCCCGGCGCACCAGATGCGGCGTGCCACCGGCAATTCAAGGGGCAGGGATACTCCGCCGCATGACCCTGCTCCATGAAGCCCTGCGCGCCGGCCACGCGCCCGCGCCGCGCGCCGCCGCCGGCCCGGGCGTGCTGGTGTGTGGTGGGGCCGGTGCATTGGGATCGGCCCTGCTCGAAGGGCTGCTCGCGGCGCGGCGGCACGCGCAGGTGAGCGTGTTCGTCACCCAGCCCCTGCAGACCGGGCTGCGCGGCTTGCACACGCTGCCGTGGAGCGAGGACGACCGCACGCCGCTGGCCGCCACCGCGGTGGTGGTGTTCGACCGCGAGCGGGTCGTCAACGGCCGCGAGCTGGCCTTCTACCGTCCGCAGCCGGAACAACTGCCCGCCCTCGCCGCGCAGCTGCACGCGCGGGGCGTGCGCCACCTGCTGGTCGTGATGCCACACACGCAGGCCATGCTGCCCGAGGCGCTCAAGCGCGGCCTGGCGAGCCTCGACGAACAGGCCGTCGCAGCCCTCGGCTTCGAGCACCTGGTCTTCGTGCGCTCGGCGCAGCCACCCGATCAGGTGCGGCACGCGCACCCCGCACAACGGCTCGCGCACTGGATGCTCTCGCAGCTGCAGATGATGGTGCCCGAGCGGCAGCGGCCGGTGCGCGCTGCCAAGGTGGCCACGTTCGCCGCGCGGCTGGCGACACGCCTGCCGCAGTCGGCCCCGGGCACGCGTGTGGTGCCGCCCGAGCGCATGTGGGACGCGAGCCAGGCGCGCGACGCCGCCGCGGTCGCCGACGACTGGCTCGCCCACGGCTGACCCCGTTCAGCGGCCCTGCGCGGCCTGCGAAGCCGCCACCGCCATCGCGACCCGCAGCGCCGGCGCCGGCGGCCGCCAGCGTTCGGCCGCCTTCACCAGCGCCTCGCGCTCGCGCCGCGACACCGGCCGCACGTGGCCGGCCACCCAGGCCACCCGCGCACGGTTGGCGTCGCCGTGGCGACCCATCAGCGCCAGCTCGCGGTCGGGGTTGTGCAGCAGCGTGGCGAGCCACACCGCCTCCAGCGGCGTGAGCTGCGCCGCGTCCTTGCGGAAGAAGTGGCGCGCGGCGGCCTGCGCGCCGCACTGCCCGTCGCCCCACGGGGCGAGCGCCAGGTAGAGGTTCATCAGGCGCGGCTTGCCGAGCGTGCGGTCGAGCTCCACGGCGTACAGCAGCTCGCGCAGCTTGCGGCCGTGATGGCGGCTGTCGCCGGTGTAGAGCAGCTTGGCGAGCTGCTGCGACAAGGTGCTGCCGCCGGTCACCGCGCCTTCACTGCGCTGGTTGCTGAACCAGGCGGCAACGATCTCGTTCAGGTCGTAGCCCGGGTGCTCGTAGTAGCGCTGGTCTTCGGCGGCGATCACGGCGCGCGGCAACCACACCCCGAAGTCCGCCGCCTCGTCGCCGGGGCCACAGGCCGCCTGCGCGTTCAGCAAGGCCTCGGTGCCCAGGCCCGACACCGACAGCCCGTCGAGCCGCGGCTTGAACTCCCACTCGCGCGAGGGCCAGCGCCACTGCGCCTTCACGCTCACACGCCCTTCGATGCGGGCCCGTGCGAACTCGGGAATGTCGCGCCTGAAGAGCGCAAAGGCCCGCACCGCCGGCTCGTCGACGACACGGAACTGCAGCACCAGCTGCTGCCGCTCGATGCGCGAGGACCAGCGGCCCTGCAGCGGCTCGGTGCCCTGCGCTTTCGCATCGCCGACGGCGAAGTGGCCTTGCAGGTTCATCTCCATGTCGGGCACGACGGTGAACTCCACCCGAGACAGGCGCAGCGGCTCGCGGCCCAGTCCGCCCACCGGCAGCGTGCAGGGCGCACACACCGCGCGCCAGGTGTTGGGCGCGTTCACCGCCTGCCAATGCACGGTGCCGTAAGGCGTGTGGAAGCGCCGGCCTTCCATCAGGCGCAGCGTGAACGGATGGCTTGCGATGCGCAGCACCGCGGGCATGCTGACCTCGCGCGTGAACGGCCCGAGCTGCACCGTGCGCGTCCACTCGCCCGGCGCCGGTTGCAGCGCCCGCAGGGTGAAGAAGACCGCCAGCGCCACGCCCACGACGAGCGCGAACACCAGGCCCAAGCCCCATTTCAGAACGGTCTTCACAAGGCCCTCGCGACGGTGACGGCCCGCCACGGGCCGGTGGACTGGCCGAGCGCCGCGGCCCAGAACCAGCTCGACGCATCGGTGAACGACGCGCCGGCGGCATCGACGATGCGCTCGCACACGCGCAGGCGCTGCCCTTCGCGCTCGGCGATGAAGCAGCGCCACAGCTGCTGCTGCGCGTCGCGCTCCAGGTGCGCGTCGGCCACCGTGTAGCCGACCGCGCGGTAGCAGTCGGCCGCCGGATGCAGCATGCGCGTGGGCTCGTGCACCTCGCGCAGCACCAGGGTGCGCTCACCATCGGTCATGCGCGCGATGTGGCCGGGGAAACGAGCCGCGAAGCGTGCCTCGAACGCACCGAGTGCCAGCGGACGCAGCGGCCGCCCTTCCCACGCCACCGGCCATTCGGGTGCGAGCTGGCGCTCGCGCGAAGCCGCGTCCCCCGCGCGCCCGAGCGGTGCCAGCGCGCAGGCGGCCAGGCCCAGCAACAGCCCGGCACGCGTCAGCCACCACGCGTCAAGCCTGCGCATCGCGGCCTCCACGCATCACCGCCACCACCGCCGCGCACACCGCCACCAGCACGACGAGCCCGACGCCCTCATGCAGCGCCTCGGACACCGGCGCCTGCTGCGCTTCGAGCGCGACCAGCACGCTGTTGCGCAGCACGTTGCCGGCCAGCACCAGCGCCCCCCACCGCCGGCAGCCGCGCCAGCATTGCGCGGTCGCGCACGCCGCTGAACGCCGCCACGACGCAGGCGCAGAAGTACGCCATCCACACCATCTGCACCCCGGAGCACGGCGCATCGACGATCACCTGGCGCCCCTGCACCCACATCGTGGTGCCGCTGCGCTCGGCGGCGAGCCCTGCGAGTTGCAGCACCCAGGTGCTGATCTCCGCGGTGACGAGGCGCAATGGGTAGCCGGCATAGAACTGCAGCGACGACACCACCGGCAACGCGAGCACCGCGAGGCCGGCGACGGGCAGCCACGGCTGGCCCGAGGGCA
Protein-coding regions in this window:
- the xrtQ gene encoding exosortase Q; the protein is MATAIALHPLGRWQARCEALSPLAWLGLQAAALWPHWRWAGARLADGSDDPLGLAALAALGVWVWRHEPLLRGAPRQGWLYAAGVLTALATLALFHLPPLLGAVLAVLALAAGLRSVMPSGQPWLPVAGLAVLALPVVSSLQFYAGYPLRLVTAEISTWVLQLAGLAAERSGTTMWVQGRQVIVDAPCSGVQMVWMAYFCACVVAAFSGVRDRAMLARLPAVGGAGAGRQRAAQQRAGRARSAAGAGVRGAA
- a CDS encoding LemA family protein — translated: MTTKRLWLAALALAATLGLSGCGYNDFQRLDEQTKAAWSEVLNQYQRRADLIPNIVATVKGEANFEQETLTKVVEARAKATSIQVTPETLNNPEAFNKFQQAQGELSGALSRLLVVSENYPNLKANQGFQDLRVQLEGTENRITVARNRYIKAVADYNVLARSFPSNLTAMVFNYDPKPNFTVQNEAQISTPPAVNFDKPASK
- a CDS encoding biosynthetic peptidoglycan transglycosylase translates to MKTVLKWGLGLVFALVVGVALAVFFTLRALQPAPGEWTRTVQLGPFTREVSMPAVLRIASHPFTLRLMEGRRFHTPYGTVHWQAVNAPNTWRAVCAPCTLPVGGLGREPLRLSRVEFTVVPDMEMNLQGHFAVGDAKAQGTEPLQGRWSSRIERQQLVLQFRVVDEPAVRAFALFRRDIPEFARARIEGRVSVKAQWRWPSREWEFKPRLDGLSVSGLGTEALLNAQAACGPGDEAADFGVWLPRAVIAAEDQRYYEHPGYDLNEIVAAWFSNQRSEGAVTGGSTLSQQLAKLLYTGDSRHHGRKLRELLYAVELDRTLGKPRLMNLYLALAPWGDGQCGAQAAARHFFRKDAAQLTPLEAVWLATLLHNPDRELALMGRHGDANRARVAWVAGHVRPVSRREREALVKAAERWRPPAPALRVAMAVAASQAAQGR